The DNA segment GACGACCAGCTGAATCAATCAAACTCATCAAACCAAGTCAACAAGGATAATAATACTATGATTTACGAAACGCATAAAGAAAGGCAATGTGTTTGTCTCTCTCACAATGAAAACTCGAAGGGTCTTGAGAACCGTCAGGCCTATTGTTCCAGAAGAGTACAGCGTCTCCCTTCTTTGGTGAAACAGATAGTCCTCCACTGGAGTTAGGGAAGTCTGTTTCGCCTCCTTTATTAACGTCCGACCTAATAATTATCATTAAAAAATTAGAAGATTACTGACTTACTCATTAGATAATATCGCTTTCTTGTGACTGATCATGAGACATAtagattattatatatataaaggggTTGTATGTGTATGGTTTTAACATACAGGTACATAAGGAAAGTAGCAATTCTTCCCAATCCATCAAAGTGAGGGTCAAATTTCTGACCAACTTCGTAATGGATAACTTGAAGACCTTCTCCATTTTCTGCATTTACACCATCACACAACTTAAACTCCACAAGACAATGTAAAGAGTAACAACAATATATCCTTAGAAAGAATCACACACCTACAGGAAGGAAGGTGAATTCTGAAATCCTCCTCTCAATCTCTTCCACAATTTTATCATGTCCTCTACTAATAAAACTTCCCGTGCTCGTTCTCGCGCTGCATGCACATTAATGGACACTTCCATATCTCAAATCTTGACGAGGgggagaaacaaaacaaaaagaatttgAGTACAGAACCTGCTTTGTTTTCCCCCTCCGTAACCACTCACCAATGACCTCCTCATATAAGGTTTGGCGAGGCTAATCAAGTGCTCACATTCCTCATTTTTCTTACataaaaatttatagaaaacatAGCATTAGATCAAACCCTAAGCCTTTCAAGTgcttataaatcatttaaaacGATGAACCCGAAGATTTACGTTATTACATTCTTTCTCATGAGGGAAACATGTGTCAGTGGAtcatatgtgttttttttactGGAAAGTTGTAATTAAGAAGCTTTTTtctttacataaaatttatagaaatgTAGCATTAGatcaaaccctaaacctttcAAGTTCATATAAATCATCCAAAAAGATGAACCCGAAGATTACGTTATTACATTCTTTCTCATGATAAAAAGAGTTGATCCTATGTGTTTTTTTAACTGGAGTTGTAAGTAAAGCACAAACCCTAGACAAGTTCTAGTTTCTTTAACTTGTCTGAAGCTATATGAACTAGCAAAAGTCTCATCTACCaaataaagtatataaaatcaaaattttatccctaaaaagaataattaaaaaaaaggaaggaaTTACCAAGAAATTGTGGTAAAGGAAAGCTCTAGGTTTCATGGAGATTACTTCAGGCCAACGCTCATGAGGAAAGCGCAAGGAAGCATCAACCTTCTCCATGTTACACGTAAGTGCTGTCAACAGAGGGGGAAGAGAACACAACAAGATTGATAAATTATTAAAGTCATCAATTTTCACCGTCACTGAATCACCCATTGTTTCTTTGAACGTGTCGATGTGCTGCATAAGGTCTGAAACTCCATATATCTTTAGCTTGTGCATCCTCTGCTTCAGATACAGTGAGGTAGTAGACGGTGAAGTCGACGTAGACATGGTGAATTCGCAAGAGAATCGAATCAGGGTATGAACTCGTACATGAAGCGCGAACTTTATGAAGAAAACGATTGAGGCTTTATATATTATCTAGggtttacttctttttttttaagttgaaTTTTGTGAGTGATAATAACAAAAAGAGAGGATAGATACACAACTCTATATATCTCGttatacaataataaaaaagtaTTTAATCATTATTTAGacagtttttttatatttaataatcgaggtaattaaaaaataaaataattcataaGTATAACATTAACTGTGTTTCCAAACGAGTTATTTAGTCCAGTGGTTTGATTAAAAGTTCGTTAATACTTATacactaggtaataacccgcgccttgcgcggaatgtgattattagtttcgttatttttaataaaaatacattaaatctgtttaatctggatattagttcggttttaagttttttttttggtttttaatctattgataaaaaccagaaattaatattatttgtttattttcatgttataaattttaaatattcgtcatatcgaaccaatagtttcaaaacagataatagtttaagaaaaataaaagaaaattattaagacaaatcatttcactacaatttggtctgttgtgaaagaagcattaagaaaaatatttcaactttcaaaaaattaGATTCTTCAGTTGTGGTAAATACTTAGATACAGAGtgttcacatcaaggtgcatatgtatgtgtatgtaaaaaatatataaaaatagttgagaaatatataaagatattgttaattaatattaaatgacatttttttcaaaataatacatgaaaaaaaaaattaaaattaatttaaaatagaaagaccttgacattagtaattttttcatataaagaaaataaaattgtatttgtAAATAGGGGTGGGCACATATCGAATATCTGGGTATTTAGAAGCATTTGTATCGATTtgatctttagccacctagatattcggtgactcggatatccgaaatattttagaattttgaagaatatccgatttgatccgtaaataaaataaaaaaaatttaaatagttGAAACATTTAGcgataacattttattacaaaaataaaacattatttaactttttaaattctagtacctaatataataaatttaattcataaaaatattgtaaaactgatatcaagtataatatatatatatatatatatatatatatatataacatatatatatataattatttacatatatgtatatatatatgcatataatagTTCAAATTAGATatttgttcctaaaaatattggtatttgtgatttgcttcttttttggatattgtattttagtatttgattgtttcgtagagttacggatatccagatttttttgttcaaatcaaaaaggataacgaatcgaattaaaatttatgaatattttgctcaactttatctgtaaacaataaaaataatatatatagtttggtttttgattcgttatctatttttatttgaaccaaaaactccagagttttattggaatcatatatgtgagttttatattaataaaaataaaaaatatatagtgtgaacatatttatgagtatagtgtgaacgcgttagcatatttattatcaaatcattgtgaggctgacacgtgtctattataatgtgaatgcatttattacaatgcttctcttttaatatataagggatcaGCAGGTTTATGTTTCATTTTcctgaaaaaaaaactctttttccaaaagaaaaaaaggtaaACATTAACTACATAATTAATTTAAGGCCAGAACGTGATTTTGCTGGTGATACACGTACTACTAGtacatgatgatgatggtgagatGAGATCATGAAAACCTGCAAAAGACGATAGAAACAATAAAACAATCTAAGAAAATGCAAAAGATCCATCACTAAGGCGAGGTTAAGAGCTTACCTCTTCTTTTTTTACTCAATTACTGTACTCGTGAGCGTGAAGCCATTTAGTTGATGACCACTTGTTTCCTCTAATCACTGGACAGCCACCTGAACCATTCAAAAAAGTTTATGAGAGGTTTTGGTTTTAAATCTCTACTAATTTAAGTTCACAGAAAGACAagctatctctctctctctgaccaTGCAAACTCGAAGGGTCTAGGGACCCGTCAGGCCTCATGCTCCAGAAGAGCAAAGCGTCTCTCTTCTTTGGCAGAACAGAGAGTCCTTCCTTACCACATTGTGAGAGCTCGTTCCACCATGGGACATCACTAATATTTCCTTTGGCTAAAGGGAAAACTGTTTCACCGCCTTCCTCAACCTCCGAGCTAAGGTAATATAGAATCACATAAAGAAAATTAACTAACGCATGGAAAAGATCGTGAATGAATATGGTTTTACATACAGGTACATAAGTACAGTAGCAACTCGTTGCCCTCCTCTTTTGACGTTGAACTCGTCTGTGAAATAGTCATGGTGAGGCTCATATTTTTGCCCAACTTCATAATGTAGAACTTGTAGACTTTCTCCATTTTCTGCAGTGAGATTACATGTTAGCTCCACAAGAAAATGTAGACTAGCAACATGACCGGTTTTGGGCATAGGCAAGTGAAACATTAGTTTATAACccttaaaaattttgaaatttatttaattttttttttaaaatatttactcaATTGCCTAGTGTCCTCAAACTCTCTTAACCAACCTTGACTAACAACTTTTTTTAGTTCAGTCCAAAAATATAAACTGTTATCATGTTTTGGACAAGTAAGAAGCAAAGCCACATACCTACAGGAATGAATGTGAAATCTGAAATCTTATCCTCAATCTCTTTCACTATTTCGTCATGCCCAGTTTTAAGAAAAGCTCCTGAACTTGTTCGTACTCTGCACATTAACGCattttgatatttaaaattCAGGAAGTTTCCAGATGCATCTTGAAGGGGGAAACGAGTACAGAACCTGCTGTCTTTGCTCCTTCCAGTTTTGACATCAGCCACCTTTGACTTCGCCATATTAGGCTTTGCGAGACTAATCAAGTGCTCACATTCTTCATTCGTCTTTacaaaattcaaagaaaaacaGAGCCTAAGGTTAAAAAACAAAGACTAATAGCTTGAGTTGCAAGAAATATCTTAACTACACGAATATTAAGCACATAACAAGTCTAAATTTTATCTTAGAGAAGAAACAAATTTACCAAGAAATTGTGGTAAAGGAAAGCTCTAGGCTCCCACGATATAACTTCAAGCCAACGCTCACCATTACCTTCATCGTCTCCATAAGTACTCTCCCTGCTTATCAAAACCAAAGCTATCACCCAATCATTTCCACAGgtgaaaacaaaaactcaaaaacacCATTCTCTCTAACCTCCCTTCGCTAGTCCGTTCAACAGTGGTGAAATCTGTCGGCCTTGAAGAGATCATGCGGGTGCTGGGCAGTGAAAGGATCCCGAGACCGAGAAGGATGAGAATGGAGAAGAGAGCAAGTATGAGAAATGTGAAAGCATGCGTCGTCAACGAAGATTTACGCGGCTGAGGACGGAGGTGCTTCGGTTTCTTCACCATTCTTGATTGGATTGTTTGTTTTTGTCTACAAGTTTTCAAGAAACCGTAGAGAATCTAATGAAACCGAAAGAAAAGACGTTACACTGAAAACATGCATTTGAATATGGAAAGCTAAGTTATGAGTAAAtgaatttgttttcttctttaacGTGTTAGTTAGATACAAAGACAGAGTGGCTTCTCAACCTATAAGTGCATACTTATCAGGCTCCTTTTGTTTCTAGCATAAAGATTCTTTCCTTCATTTATAGTTTTGAGACACTTGTAGTAACTAGTAGCTGAATCTCATGTATTAATTAAACTTGTCAATTGATACAGATAAAATCATGTATtgtattgtaaaaaaaaaaaaaaaaatcaatgtatTATAGATTTGTAGACCCTTCTTAGTTTAACCTGCTCATTTTTTTTATcccaaaaattatattaaccttttgttctaaaaaaatattataattaaccTACTTATTGTAGTGTTAAAGAATATGGACTAAGTCCAGCAACACTTTTAGTTTGAGAAACCAATTATGATATGTAGAGCTTGATTGTTCTTTTGAGAAATCTACTAACTGTCTTCTGGtaatgttaaatttttattgtCTCCTTAAAAAATATTCTGTATCGGTTTACTAAACCGGAAATGAATAGTAAGTACAAACAAACTAAACCGATAGAGATCTTGATAATAACCAAAAGGAAAAAAGGGTCTAAGACATTTACGGCCCATTTAACCGGCCTAAGACATTTACGGCCCATTTAAAACAACCGACTAATGAGGAGCCGGCTACTCTATAAATAAGAGGCTTAGGGTAACAATTTTATCTCTTTGTTCATACCTCTCTtcgcatctttttttttttggtaggaaaCTGGGAGAAAAGGACTCCcagtatttatttaataaaaaacttcaaACTACAAACGAACTTGTCGAGGCCGTAGAGGTCCATCCACATCTTCTCTCAAAAGACTAACAACATCCAAAGGTGCAGTATCTAATCTATGAAACCCAAACGGAAAAGAAAAAGCAAGGTGAGTCAAACCATCAGCCAAGTGATTTGCTTCCCTATACACGTGAAGAATTCGGACTAACCAGTCCCTTGTTAAAAAGCCATGGCACAGCCGTACCAGGAAAGACAGCGGGTGAGTCTCACCAATTCCCATTGTAAGAAACTCCACCACCATCTTAGAATCCACCTCCACCTCCAGCCTACTAATACCTTTCTCCCATGCAATGACAAGTCCATAGTAAACGCCCCACAGCTCTGCCAAAGGAGCAGAGCACCTCCCTATGTTCAGTACGAATCCACCACACCACTCACCATCACCATTTCTCAAAACACCCCCTGCAGTTGCCAGTCCCGGGTTACCATGAGAGGCCCCATCCGTATTCAACTTCATCCATCCCACACGGGGTGGCGTCCAACCTATCATGATTTCAGTTCGTCCACCTCTGTCCCACTTCCTGCTCTCCGCATCCTTTGCTGCCATCACTTCTGTCGCCAAGTTCCGTAAGAACTTAACTCTGTCTTTCCAAAGACGGTTATCACCAAACACATTTCCACATCTCCATTTCCACCCCCACCAAACAGCTAAAGAGAACGTCGTAGCCCAGGGAACTCCACTACCCTCTTGCGTATCACTGAGATTCAGATAAAACCACTCAAACAATGACATTGAAAAGAAGGCTTGTCTCTTCCTAGTTGGGACGAGGCGGTCCCAAATTCCTGACATCGCAGGACAGTCTCTAAGCACGTGCAAGATGGTTTCGATTCCTCCTTTGCAAATCTGGCAAACATCCGTTCCACTTAGATGACGTCGAAATCGCTCTGCGTTCGTCATTATTGCCTGATTTCCAACAAGCCAGAgaaacatttttactctctcaggCGCCACCACACGCCACATTCTTTTGAAGAAGTTTCCCATTTGTGGCCGTGGAGCATCATCTCGTGTGATCAAATTATACGCAGTTCTCACTGAGAATTCTCCATTCGGTGTCTCTCTCCAACCCAACCGGTCCTTCGCTCCTGTAATAGTGTCGACCACCACTGCCGTGAGCTCCTGCCTTGTCTCGTCGCTGATAAAGGGGGAAATTCTGGTAAGGTCCCATCCCCCACCATCCACCCATAACTCTCTCACAGTTATATTCTCAAAACCCTCTGGAAGATCGATGATCGCGGCCTCTGAAAGTACTTCACCCGACAACCACCTGTCAGTCCAAAATTTGATTCTCCTTCCATTACCAATAACCCAAACATGCCCCTTCACCACTACTTCCCTGATCCCCAGTGCCACGCTTCTCCAAGTAGACGAGGCAGTCTTCCCCACCACTCTCCACGCTGGATCCTGAATGTCACCTACTACGTACTTGCCGCGCAAAACTCTGGCCCATAGACTCTTATCATCATGTAACAGGCGCCATCCTACTTTGGCAATCAATGCCTTGTTCATGTCTCTCGACACTCTAATCCCAAGCCCCCCATCAGCTTTGGGCTTGCAAATTTTATCCCAGGAGACCAGGTGCTGACCACTTCCCCACACAAAACTTCTTGACAGACTATCTAGCTTATCAAGAGTACTGGCTGGCAGACAGATTGTGCTCATCTGATGTACCGGTATTGATGATAAGACCGCCTTAGTTAGAGTAACCCTTCCTGCGAGGCTTAGAGTTTGTTTTTTCCAGCCTGATAGTCTTGAAGCCACTTTCTCCAGGACCTCCTCAAAAGTATCCTTATTTATTCTCTTTTGTAAGATCGGCATTCCCAAATACTTCCCCAGCTCCCTTGTCGACGCAATGCCACTCTCCCGACTAATGTGTTCTCCTCTTTCTCTCGAGACATTGCTagagaaaaatattttggaCTTTGGGAGACTCACTTTCTGCCCAGAAGCTCTACAAAACGTTTCCAACACTCTTCTTATCACTCGTACTTGCACCACAGATGCTTCCGCAAACAGAATTAAATCATCTGCAAAACAAATATGTGAGAGTTTCGGCCCTCCTCTCGACAGGCTAATAGGCTTCCACTTCTTCTCCACTACTGCTTCATCTATCAGATGGCAGAGCCTCTCCATACATAGTACGAAGAGATACGGTGACAGGGGATCTCCTTGTCGAAGCCCTCTCGATGGCTTAAATGATTCTGATTTCTCACCATTCCACAGAATACTCATTTCTGGCCCAGCAACGCATTCCATTATTCTCCCAACCCAGTCTGCTGATAGACCAGCTGCCCTTAGTGTGTTCTCTAGGAAATCCCAGCGCAGTCTATCATACGCTTTCTCCAGATCCAGTTTAAGGATCATCCAACCCTTTCGTCCCTTCTTTCTTCTCATAGAGTGAACAGCTTCTTGGACTATGACAATGTTATCAGCACTAAGCCTGCCCGGGATGAAACTAGACTGAGCAGGACCAATCAACTTATTCATGATACCCTTCAACCTCCCGACCATAGCTTTTGTTATCACTTTAAACAGCACATTACAGAGACTGATCGGGCGAAACTGAGTAATGCTCTCTGGTTTGAGTATTTTCGGAATCAAGACAACTAGAGCATCATTTGTTCCTTCCGGTAATGTCCCAGTCTCAAAGAAATTAAGAACAAACCTAACCACAGAGTCACCTACTGTTTCCCAACATCTTTGGTAGAAGACTGGTTGGAAACCATCTGGTCCTGGCGCCTTGAAACTTCCCATATCTCTAATCGCCTTCTCCACTTCCTCTGCAGAGAATCTCTTATTCAAAACCGTATGTTCTTGGCTAGTGATACGCACAAATCCCCTCATAGGTAGGTCATGGGGCTCAGTCTCCACATCTTCCAATGAGTATAGCTTTTTAAAATAGCTAACCGCAAGCTCCTCAAGCTCTCGAGCCTCCGAGATCCACTTGTTCTCATCATTCTTTAGCATCTCCACTTTGTTCCTCTCTTCGCATCTTCGCATCTCTTCGCATCTTCGCGAGAGCAAATCCAGATCTGGTCGCGtcagaccaaaaaaaaaacgaaaaaaagaaagaattaagCTCAAGTAAAAAACTGTAAAACTGACTCTTCACATATTCAAACAAATTCAAAAAGCGAGGGAAACACTAAGAACATTTTTAAATCGATTTGATAACCAATTTCTAGGGTTCCGTTTCCTTTGATCGGAGTTTCGCCGTCATGGATACACGGTTCCCT comes from the Brassica rapa cultivar Chiifu-401-42 chromosome A01, CAAS_Brap_v3.01, whole genome shotgun sequence genome and includes:
- the LOC103872989 gene encoding probable prolyl 4-hydroxylase 11, which produces MSTSTSPSTTSLYLKQRMHKLKIYGVSDLMQHIDTFKETMGDSVTVKIDDFNNLSILLCSLPPLLTALTCNMEKVDASLRFPHERWPEVISMKPRAFLYHNFLKNEECEHLISLAKPYMRRSLVSGYGGGKQSSARTSTGSFISRGHDKIVEEIERRISEFTFLPVENGEGLQVIHYEVGQKFDPHFDGLGRIATFLMYLSDVNKGGETDFPNSSGGLSVSPKKGDAVLFWNNRPDGSQDPSSFHSGRPVIKGNKWAATKWFHSHEYKGSYTNTQQYK
- the LOC103872771 gene encoding probable prolyl 4-hydroxylase 8 isoform X1; the encoded protein is MVKKPKHLRPQPRKSSLTTHAFTFLILALFSILILLGLGILSLPSTRMISSRPTDFTTVERTSEGRESTYGDDEGNGERWLEVISWEPRAFLYHNFLTNEECEHLISLAKPNMAKSKVADVKTGRSKDSRVRTSSGAFLKTGHDEIVKEIEDKISDFTFIPVENGESLQVLHYEVGQKYEPHHDYFTDEFNVKRGGQRVATVLMYLSEVEEGGETVFPLAKGNISDVPWWNELSQCGKEGLSVLPKKRDALLFWSMRPDGSLDPSSLHGGCPVIRGNKWSSTKWLHAHEYSN
- the LOC103872771 gene encoding probable prolyl 4-hydroxylase 8 isoform X2; this translates as MVKKPKHLRPQPRKSSLTTHAFTFLILALFSILILLGLGILSLPSTRMISSRPTDFTTVERTSEGRESTYGDDEGNGERWLEVISWEPRAFLYHNFLTNEECEHLISLAKPNMAKSKVADVKTGRSKDSRVRTSSGAFLKTGHDEIVKEIEDKISDFTFIPVENGESLQVLHYEVGQKYEPHHDYFTDEFNVKRGGQRVATVLMYLSEVEEGGETVFPLAKGNISDVPWWNELSQCGGCPVIRGNKWSSTKWLHAHEYSN